The candidate division WOR-3 bacterium region AGCCGAAACAAAAAACGCGTCTCGGTCTATCCTGTCTCTGAATCCAATATACCGTTATCAAACTAAAACCGAGTCTAATTTTGAAGGTATCTCTAACTACAAATTACTAACCCGATTATATTAATTTTTATATCCTCAGACCAATACTGGTTTTCTCAAGAGTTTAAAATTTCTCATTAAAGGTTTCCCGCCTTATCAATTTATTTTGATTGCCAAATAGTTTTACCTGTTTTATCAATGTAATGCCATTTTTTACCAATTCTTACTTTTGCTAAACCGTTACAAAAATTTTCGGCTTCATCATATTGTGCTTTGATTACGATTTTGCCGGTTCTATCAATATAGCCAAAATTTTTTCCTATTTTAACAACTGCCAGTTCTTCTGAAAAATCGTCTACCCAATCATATTGAGGTCTGATTACAACTTTGCCAGTTTTATCAATATAGCCCCAGCGATTATTAATTTTAATACGGGCTAATCGTTCGTGAAAATCACCGGCATCATCATATTGTGGGTTGATGGCGTATTCTCCGGATTTGACAATATAACCAAACTTTTCGTTTTTTTTAACACATGCCATGCCTTCAGAGAACTTTTGCGCCCAATCATAAACCGGTGATATTGCATAATCACCATTTTTATTAATATAACCATATTTTTTGCCCATGCGGACAACTGCCAAACCTTGGGCAAAATCGTCCGCCCAATCATATTGGGCTTTAATTACCATCTTGCCGGTCTTGTCAATGTAACCATATTTATGATTAATTACAACTTTGGCTCTTGCTTCCGAGAAGTTGCCCGCGTCGAGATACTGTGGTTTAATGACTAATTTTCCTTTCTTATTTATATAGCCAATCTTATTTTCTACCCAAACTCGTGCCAGACTATCGGAAAAATTATCAACCCATTCGTATTGCGGTGTTATCTGATAGCGTCCTAAGGTGTCAATAAATCCCCAGCGATTTTCAACAAATACTCCAGCCAAGTCTTCAGAAAATCCCCAAGTTTTATCAAATCGTATTGGGATAATAATCTCGCCTTGCTTATTAATAAATCCATATTTACCATTTTCTTTAATTGGAAAGAGTGGTGTTGAGTTTAACTGGAAAGATAATAGCGAAAGACCAAAAACTAAAAACCCGAAATTAAAAATAGCGAGTCTTAAAAGATATTTTGGGGCTTGATTTTTTAACATTTTATCTTTAATTTTAAGTTTCAGAGCAAAACATCTCCAAGATATTTGGCGAAACGGCTAAATTTCACTTGTGTTTTTATCGTCTTGCTTTGAATTGTATCACTGGAGATTGGTGAAGCGTGCTTGAATAATATTTTTTAGCGTATTATATGCTTCTTGAATTTTATCTTTTTTGCCTCCGCCTTCGGCTAAATCTGGTCTACCGCCTCCGCCACCATTCATTATTTTACCCAATTCGCGGGCGATTTCATTTGCAGATAATCGGTCTTTGAGATTTTCACTCACAAAAGTAATATACCGAATTCGGTCATCATCTTTGGAACTGGCGATAAGAAATCCACAGATGTTTTCTCTTTCGAGCTGTCGAATTTTATCGGCAATTAGTCGTAGGTCAGCAATATTAAGGTAATCATAATTCTTAAAGATTAATTTAATTTCCGAAACTACCTCAACATTTTTTTGCAGTTGATAGATTTCCGCATCAATTACTTTAGTGGTGAGCCGTGCAATATACCGTTCTAATTGTTTTTGGGTGTTAAAAACACTTTCAATTTTATTTATTAAAAGATTATCCGTGGCTTCTAACTTTTCGTTCAATTCATCAAGAATTTTTCGTTCGTTTTTTATGGCTTGATAGGCTAATTTTCCGACTAAGGCTTCAATTCTTCTGATGCCGGCAGCAATACTGGTTTCAGTAATAATTTTGAAGAGGCCAATTTCACCGGTTCTTCTTAAGTGAGTGCCACCACAGAATTCGCAAGAGAAATCGCCGATTTTTAAGACATTGACGCGTTCACCATAGGTTTCACCAAAAAATGCTAACGCGCCCATAGTTTTTGCTGATTCAATTGGAATGTTCTTTAAGTGCTCAACTTTAAGGTCTTCAATAATTTTGTTAAAGACAAGTTCTTCAACTTTTTGAATTTGTTCATTAGATAACGGCAAAGGAGAAGTAAAATCAAATCTAAGCCGGCCAGGCTCAACTAAAGAACCTTCTTGTTTTACGGATTCACCCACAATCTTTCTTAGTGCAGAATGTAAAAGGTGGGTTGCAGTGTGAGCCCGTTCAATTTCTCGTCGGCGTTCTTTATCAATCATTGCCCGCACTGGGATTGGTGTTTCGACAAAAGCGCCTTCCGTAATTTCACCTTTTGAGAGCTTTGCTTCACACCAGCGATGTTTATTCTTATAATAAGTATCAAGCACTTCCAATTCAAAATCTTTACCGATGATTTTACCAGTATCACCTACTTGACCGCCGGCTTCAGCATAAAATGGCGGGTCTTGTAATAAGATTTCCCAGATTTCTTCAGAAAGTTTTTGAGCAATGAGCAGATTAGTATCAACCGTATCGCATTCATAGCCACAGAAATCTTCGGTCTGCATTGAAAGGGCTTTTTCCATTGCATCCGAGATTGACTTTTTGACATCAATAGCAACTTTTCTTGACCGTTCTTTTTGTTTTTCCATTTCTTGCGCATAACCTTCTAAATCCAAAGTATAACCGTTTTCTTTTGCCAGTTCTTGAGTTAATTCTACGGGCAGACCAAAAGTATCGTGAAGTTTAAATATTTCCGTGCCAGGTATTTTTTTGTCTTGTTGGTATTGTTCTGCCAGTTCCTGCCAACGAATTAAACCTGAAGAGATTGTTCTTAAAAATCTTTCTTCTTCGGCTTTAATGATAAGAGCAATTGTCTCGCGTTTGTGCACATATTCGGGATACCATTGTCGCATCTGTTCAATGATTTCACTGCTTAACCGATATAAGAAAGGTTCTTCAATGCCAATCTTATAAGCAAAGAGTAACGCCCGACGCAGAATACTTCTGAGCATATAACCTCTGCCTTCATTAGATGGAATTGCACCATCACCTAAGGCAAAAGTTAAGGCTCGAGCATGGTCAGCACAAGCATAATAAGTCGTACGATTTTTGTCATTAAGTGGTGTGTTAAGAATTTTACCTAATGCTTTGATAATTGGCACAAACAAATCGGTTTCAAAGATAGACTTTTTCTCTTGCGAGACCATACATAATCGTTCCATTCCCATACCTGTATCAATACCGCGATTCTTTAATGGTAATAGTGTACCATCAAGTTGCATATCATATTGAGGAAAGACAATATTATAGAGTTCAAGAAATCGCGGACAGTCGCAACCTGGACCACAAGTCTCTTGGCCACAACCAAATTCTATACCCATATCAAAATAGATTTCTGAACAAGGACCGCAAGCACCAGTAAGTCCGGCTGGTCCCCAGAAATTATCCTTTTTACCGAGTTTATAAATACGGTTCTCTTTCAAGCCGACATCCTTATGCCAAATCTCGTAGGCTTCAAAATCTTCTTCATAAACTGAGACATAGAGATTCTCTTTGGGTAATTTAACCACTTGCGTAAGATATTCCCAAGCCCAGGGAATGGCTTCTTTCTTAAAATAGTCGCCAAAAGAAAAATTACCGAGCATTTCAAAAAAGGTGCAATACTTAAAAGATTTGCCAACTTCGGCTAAATCAGTTGCGCGCAGACATTTTTGAATTGAGGTTGCTCGGCGATAGGGCAATGGAACTGTGCCTGCGAAAAACGGCTTAAATTGCACCATACCAGCACTGGTAAAGAGTAAAGTCGGGTCATCTTTAGGAATTAAAGATGAACTGGGAACAATCTTATGGTCCCGTTTGGCATAAAAATCAAGAAAAGTTTGTCTAATCTCTCGGTGGTTCATATTATAATCTCAAATTTCAAACCTCATAACTCAAAACTAAAAAACATTAACTCAGAAACTCATTTAATTTTCTTCAATCTTTAATACTTTCTTAATCATTGGATAAGAAAATCCGCGTCGGGTTAATAGTGTATAGAATTTTTGTTTTCGTTCTTGAAGGGGATATTTTTTATATCGATTCTGATATTTCTCAATAATTCTTTTTAAGGCAGATTCTTCGCCATTGATAATTTCTGGGTCATTAAGGACAGATTCAATATCTTGTTGACTAATGCCTTTTTTTCTAAGTTCGGCAAAAATTAGGTGTTTGCCTTTAAGACTAAAATTAATCCGATCACGAGCAAATGCTTGGGCAAATTTTCTGTCATCAATCAATCCCTGATTTTCCAATTCGGTCATTACATCTTTTATTATTGAGGGAGAAAAATCCTTGTGTCGCAACCGGTCTTCAATCTCCTTTTTGGTGCGCATCCGATAAGAGAGTAATAAATAAGCATAGTCTTTACATTTCTGCTTTTCTGACTCAAAAAGTAAATGCTCTAATTCGCGCTTTGTGATTTCTTGCTTATCATAAAGGGAAAGTTGGGCTAAAGTATCTTTGTCAACGCTGAATGCGTATTTGCCGTTGATATAGATTGAAGTGCGTTCAGGATTTTTTCTTTGTGGTCTTAGGGATATTTTCATCGGGTTCTTCGGGTTTTGATAAGTGTAATTCAGCAAGTAGTTTCTTTTCGACTTTCTTACGGATATCGGCATTCTTTTCTAAGAATTCAACTGCGGAATCGCGTCCTTGACCAAGCCGGGTATCTTCAAATATAATCCAAGTGCCGGATTTTTGTAGGATATTGTGTTCAGTGCCTAAATCAATAAGTTCGCCACAACGAGAAATACCTTTACCATAAATAATATCAAACTCAACTTCCTTAAAAGGTGGTGCCATCTTATT contains the following coding sequences:
- a CDS encoding RecX family transcriptional regulator; protein product: MKISLRPQRKNPERTSIYINGKYAFSVDKDTLAQLSLYDKQEITKRELEHLLFESEKQKCKDYAYLLLSYRMRTKKEIEDRLRHKDFSPSIIKDVMTELENQGLIDDRKFAQAFARDRINFSLKGKHLIFAELRKKGISQQDIESVLNDPEIINGEESALKRIIEKYQNRYKKYPLQERKQKFYTLLTRRGFSYPMIKKVLKIEEN
- the alaS gene encoding alanine--tRNA ligase encodes the protein MNHREIRQTFLDFYAKRDHKIVPSSSLIPKDDPTLLFTSAGMVQFKPFFAGTVPLPYRRATSIQKCLRATDLAEVGKSFKYCTFFEMLGNFSFGDYFKKEAIPWAWEYLTQVVKLPKENLYVSVYEEDFEAYEIWHKDVGLKENRIYKLGKKDNFWGPAGLTGACGPCSEIYFDMGIEFGCGQETCGPGCDCPRFLELYNIVFPQYDMQLDGTLLPLKNRGIDTGMGMERLCMVSQEKKSIFETDLFVPIIKALGKILNTPLNDKNRTTYYACADHARALTFALGDGAIPSNEGRGYMLRSILRRALLFAYKIGIEEPFLYRLSSEIIEQMRQWYPEYVHKRETIALIIKAEEERFLRTISSGLIRWQELAEQYQQDKKIPGTEIFKLHDTFGLPVELTQELAKENGYTLDLEGYAQEMEKQKERSRKVAIDVKKSISDAMEKALSMQTEDFCGYECDTVDTNLLIAQKLSEEIWEILLQDPPFYAEAGGQVGDTGKIIGKDFELEVLDTYYKNKHRWCEAKLSKGEITEGAFVETPIPVRAMIDKERRREIERAHTATHLLHSALRKIVGESVKQEGSLVEPGRLRFDFTSPLPLSNEQIQKVEELVFNKIIEDLKVEHLKNIPIESAKTMGALAFFGETYGERVNVLKIGDFSCEFCGGTHLRRTGEIGLFKIITETSIAAGIRRIEALVGKLAYQAIKNERKILDELNEKLEATDNLLINKIESVFNTQKQLERYIARLTTKVIDAEIYQLQKNVEVVSEIKLIFKNYDYLNIADLRLIADKIRQLERENICGFLIASSKDDDRIRYITFVSENLKDRLSANEIARELGKIMNGGGGGRPDLAEGGGKKDKIQEAYNTLKNIIQARFTNLQ
- a CDS encoding WG repeat-containing protein, with translation MLKNQAPKYLLRLAIFNFGFLVFGLSLLSFQLNSTPLFPIKENGKYGFINKQGEIIIPIRFDKTWGFSEDLAGVFVENRWGFIDTLGRYQITPQYEWVDNFSDSLARVWVENKIGYINKKGKLVIKPQYLDAGNFSEARAKVVINHKYGYIDKTGKMVIKAQYDWADDFAQGLAVVRMGKKYGYINKNGDYAISPVYDWAQKFSEGMACVKKNEKFGYIVKSGEYAINPQYDDAGDFHERLARIKINNRWGYIDKTGKVVIRPQYDWVDDFSEELAVVKIGKNFGYIDRTGKIVIKAQYDEAENFCNGLAKVRIGKKWHYIDKTGKTIWQSK